From the genome of Papaver somniferum cultivar HN1 chromosome 2, ASM357369v1, whole genome shotgun sequence, one region includes:
- the LOC113348423 gene encoding 26S proteasome non-ATPase regulatory subunit 2 homolog A-like isoform X1: MTTDPNPKKSNGENSEQATQKAPLKDSKKKKDEKKDEDLSDEDLALKQQLELCVERAQDVEPGVQKLALESMRQEIRTSTSSMTSVPKPLKFLRPHYGTLKTYFETMEDSELKKYLADILSVLALTMSVEGERESLKYRLLGSEGDIGLWGHEYVRNLAGEISQEYAEKQDSEDLQMDELMELVQQIVAFHMKVSKLFGSFVFVNHLQHNAEPEAVDLLMEVEDLDLLVEHVDATNYRRTCHYLTSSASYLSGPDDLLVLDIAYGIYLKFKEYPSALRIALSLNKLKYVKQMFTSCEDIQLKKQFCYILARHGVDFKLDDDMVADDDDDREACQDIINNLKLTEGYLNLAHDIEVMEPKSPEDIYKVHLIDGRASAGANVDSARQNLAATFVNAFVNAGFGQDKLMTVPSDSSSGGSTGSWLFKNKEHGKASAAASLGMILSWDVDNGLAQLDKYFHSSDNHVIAGALLGVGIVNCSVNHDCDPALALLSDYINSEDSTVRIGAIMGLGLAYAGTQNDQIQQKLIPILWDTKAPLDVIAFAAISLGLVFVGSCNENDVAQSIILALMERTEAELDEPLTRLLPLGLGLLYLGKQEKVEATAEVSKTFHEKIKKYCNMTLLSCAYAGTGNVLKVQHFLGKCSQHLEKGETHQGPAVLGIAMVAMSEELGLDMSIRSLEHLLQYGEQNIRRAVPLALGLLCISNPKVNVMDTLSRLSHDTDSEVAMAATISLGLIGAGTNNARIAGMLRNLSSYYYKEASLLFCVRIAQGLVHMGKGLLTLAPHHSERFLLSPTALAGLVVMLHTCLDMKSLILGKYHYVLYYLSLAMKPRMLMTVDENQKPLSVPVRVGQAVDVVGQAGRPKTITGFQTHLTPVLLAAGDRAELATFKYIPLSPILEGFVILRENPDYQEDN, translated from the exons ATGACGACTGATCCAAACCCTAAGAAAAGTAATGGTGAAAATTCAGAACAAGCTACTCAGAAAGCACCATTAAAAGATTCtaagaagaaaaaagatgaaaagaaagaTGAAGATTTG TCGGATGAGGATTTGGCTCTTAAGCAACAATTGGAGCTGTGTGTAGAGAGAGCTCAGGATGTTGAGCCTGGTGTTCAGAAGCTAGCTTTAGAAAGTATGAG GCAGGAAATACGCACCTCGACTAGCTCAATGACTTCTGTCCCAAAACCACTTAAGTTTCTCCGCCCACACTATGGAACTTTAAAGACTTACTTTGAAACAATGGAAGATTCAGAGCTGAAG AAATACCTAGCCGACATACTTTCGGTTTTGGCATTAACTATGTCTGTCGAAGGAGAACGG GAGAGCCTCAAATACAGGTTATTGGGTTCAGAAGGAGATATTGGTTTGTGGGGGCATGAATATGTTAG GAACCTGGCTGGAGAAATCTCACAAGAGTATGCAGAGAAACAG GACTCTGAAGATCTTCAAATGGATGAGTTGATGGAGCTCGTGCAACAGATTGTTGCCTTTCACATGAAG gtttcaaagctttttggttCATTCGTCTTCGTTAATCATTTGCAGCACAATGCCGAGCCTGAAGCTGTTGATCTTCTAATGGAG GTTGAAGACCTTGATTTATTGGTTGAGCATGTTGACGCCACAAATTATAGAAGGACATGCCATTACCTTACTAGTTCTGCCAG CTACCTGTCCGGTCCGGATGATTTGTTGGTTCTGGATATAGCCTATGGAATATATCTCAAGTTTAAAGAGTACCCTTCAGCACTCAGGATTGCACTTTCCTTGAATAAGTTGAAG TACGTGAAGCAGATGTTTACATCTTGTGaagacattcaactgaaaaaGCAATTCTGTTATATCCTTGCACGCCAT GGTGTTGATTTTAAGCTGGATGATGACATGGTtgcggatgatgatgatgatagggAGGCCTGTCAAGACATAATAAACAATTTGAAACTTACTGAAGGCTATCTCAATCTTGCTCATGACATTGAGGTCATGgaaccaaagtctcctgaagataTCTACAAG GTGCACTTGATTGACGGCAGGGCTAGTGCTGGTGCGAATGTTGATTCCGCCAGGCAGAATTTAGCTGCTACGTTTGTGAATGCTTTCGTGAATGCTGGTTTTGGTCAG GATAAGTTGATGACAGTCCCTTCAGATTCTTCAAGTGGTGGCTCTACAGGGAGCTGGCTTTTTaagaacaaggaacatgggaaGGCTAGTGCTGCAGCAAGTCTG GGTATGATTTTGTCATGGGATGTGGACAATGGGCTTGCTCAACTGGACAAGTATTTCCACAGCAGTGACAACCATGTCATTGCCGGTGCATTGTTAGGTGTTGGGATTGTAAATTGCAGTGTCAACCACGACTGTGACCCA GCATTGGCGCTTCTATCTGATTATATAAATAGTGAAGATTCAACTGTTCGTATTGGAGCCATTATGGGATTAggtttggcatatgcagggaccCAAAATGACCAG ATTCAGCAGAAATTGATTCCAATTCTATGGGATACAAAGGCACCACTTGATGTGATTGCTTTTGCAGCAATCTCATTGGGCTTGGTCTTTGTGGGTTCTTGCAATGAAAACGATGTTGCTCAGTCTATTATTTTGGCGCTAATGGAACGTACTGAGGCCGAACTTGATGAGCCTCTCACTCGTCTTCTACCGCTTGGTCTAGGCCTTCTCTACCTTGGAAAGCAG GAGAAAGTGGAGGCTACTGCAGAAGTTTCCAAGacttttcatgaaaaaataaagaaatattgTAATATGACCTTGTTATCTTGTGCCTATGCTGGCACTGGAAATGTCCTTAAG GTTCAGCATTTTCTGGGAAAATGTTCGCAACATCTTGAGAAGGGTGAGACCCATCAAGGACCTGCTGTGCTTGGAATTGCTATGGTAGCAATGTCGGAAGAGCTGGGCCTTGATATGTCAATTCGGTCACTAGAACACTTGTTACAATATGGAGAGCAAAATATCCGCCGCGCTGTTCCATTGGCTCTTGGACTCCTCTGCATATCCAACCCAAAG GTaaatgttatggatacattaagCAGGCTCAGCCATGACACAGACTCGGAAGTAGCAATG GCAGCCACTATTTCTTTGGGGTTGATAGGTGCTGGTACCAACAATGCTCGAATAGCTGGCATGCTTCGCAATCTTTCTAGTTACTATTACAAAGAAGCCAGCCTCCTCTTTTGT GTTCGGATTGCTCAAGGTCTCGTACATATGGGAAAAGGATTACTAACACTTGCTCCTCACCATTCGGAGCGTTTCCTTCTGTCACC AACTGCGCTAGCCGGGCTAGTTGTCATGCTCCATACTTGTCTTGACATGAAATCTCTTATCCTTGGGAAATACCACTATGTCCTCTATTATCTCTCGTTAGCCATGAAG CCCAGAATGTTGATGACTGTGGATGAGAATCAAAAACCTTTGTCAGTGCCTGTTAGAGTAGGGCAAGCAGTTGACGTTGTTGGTCAAGCTGGTCGGCCTAAGACCATTACAGGATTCCAAACACACTTGACACCTGTTCTTTTGGCTGCTGGTGATAGAGCAGAACTTGCTACTTTCAA GTACATTCCCCTTTCACCCATTCTTGAAGGATTTGTGATTCTCAGAGAAAATCCAGATTACCAGGAAGATAACTAG
- the LOC113348423 gene encoding 26S proteasome non-ATPase regulatory subunit 2 homolog A-like isoform X2, with product MTTDPNPKKSNGENSEQATQKAPLKDSKKKKDEKKDEDLSDEDLALKQQLELCVERAQDVEPGVQKLALESMRQEIRTSTSSMTSVPKPLKFLRPHYGTLKTYFETMEDSELKKYLADILSVLALTMSVEGERESLKYRLLGSEGDIGLWGHEYVRNLAGEISQEYAEKQDSEDLQMDELMELVQQIVAFHMKHNAEPEAVDLLMEVEDLDLLVEHVDATNYRRTCHYLTSSASYLSGPDDLLVLDIAYGIYLKFKEYPSALRIALSLNKLKYVKQMFTSCEDIQLKKQFCYILARHGVDFKLDDDMVADDDDDREACQDIINNLKLTEGYLNLAHDIEVMEPKSPEDIYKVHLIDGRASAGANVDSARQNLAATFVNAFVNAGFGQDKLMTVPSDSSSGGSTGSWLFKNKEHGKASAAASLGMILSWDVDNGLAQLDKYFHSSDNHVIAGALLGVGIVNCSVNHDCDPALALLSDYINSEDSTVRIGAIMGLGLAYAGTQNDQIQQKLIPILWDTKAPLDVIAFAAISLGLVFVGSCNENDVAQSIILALMERTEAELDEPLTRLLPLGLGLLYLGKQEKVEATAEVSKTFHEKIKKYCNMTLLSCAYAGTGNVLKVQHFLGKCSQHLEKGETHQGPAVLGIAMVAMSEELGLDMSIRSLEHLLQYGEQNIRRAVPLALGLLCISNPKVNVMDTLSRLSHDTDSEVAMAATISLGLIGAGTNNARIAGMLRNLSSYYYKEASLLFCVRIAQGLVHMGKGLLTLAPHHSERFLLSPTALAGLVVMLHTCLDMKSLILGKYHYVLYYLSLAMKPRMLMTVDENQKPLSVPVRVGQAVDVVGQAGRPKTITGFQTHLTPVLLAAGDRAELATFKYIPLSPILEGFVILRENPDYQEDN from the exons ATGACGACTGATCCAAACCCTAAGAAAAGTAATGGTGAAAATTCAGAACAAGCTACTCAGAAAGCACCATTAAAAGATTCtaagaagaaaaaagatgaaaagaaagaTGAAGATTTG TCGGATGAGGATTTGGCTCTTAAGCAACAATTGGAGCTGTGTGTAGAGAGAGCTCAGGATGTTGAGCCTGGTGTTCAGAAGCTAGCTTTAGAAAGTATGAG GCAGGAAATACGCACCTCGACTAGCTCAATGACTTCTGTCCCAAAACCACTTAAGTTTCTCCGCCCACACTATGGAACTTTAAAGACTTACTTTGAAACAATGGAAGATTCAGAGCTGAAG AAATACCTAGCCGACATACTTTCGGTTTTGGCATTAACTATGTCTGTCGAAGGAGAACGG GAGAGCCTCAAATACAGGTTATTGGGTTCAGAAGGAGATATTGGTTTGTGGGGGCATGAATATGTTAG GAACCTGGCTGGAGAAATCTCACAAGAGTATGCAGAGAAACAG GACTCTGAAGATCTTCAAATGGATGAGTTGATGGAGCTCGTGCAACAGATTGTTGCCTTTCACATGAAG CACAATGCCGAGCCTGAAGCTGTTGATCTTCTAATGGAG GTTGAAGACCTTGATTTATTGGTTGAGCATGTTGACGCCACAAATTATAGAAGGACATGCCATTACCTTACTAGTTCTGCCAG CTACCTGTCCGGTCCGGATGATTTGTTGGTTCTGGATATAGCCTATGGAATATATCTCAAGTTTAAAGAGTACCCTTCAGCACTCAGGATTGCACTTTCCTTGAATAAGTTGAAG TACGTGAAGCAGATGTTTACATCTTGTGaagacattcaactgaaaaaGCAATTCTGTTATATCCTTGCACGCCAT GGTGTTGATTTTAAGCTGGATGATGACATGGTtgcggatgatgatgatgatagggAGGCCTGTCAAGACATAATAAACAATTTGAAACTTACTGAAGGCTATCTCAATCTTGCTCATGACATTGAGGTCATGgaaccaaagtctcctgaagataTCTACAAG GTGCACTTGATTGACGGCAGGGCTAGTGCTGGTGCGAATGTTGATTCCGCCAGGCAGAATTTAGCTGCTACGTTTGTGAATGCTTTCGTGAATGCTGGTTTTGGTCAG GATAAGTTGATGACAGTCCCTTCAGATTCTTCAAGTGGTGGCTCTACAGGGAGCTGGCTTTTTaagaacaaggaacatgggaaGGCTAGTGCTGCAGCAAGTCTG GGTATGATTTTGTCATGGGATGTGGACAATGGGCTTGCTCAACTGGACAAGTATTTCCACAGCAGTGACAACCATGTCATTGCCGGTGCATTGTTAGGTGTTGGGATTGTAAATTGCAGTGTCAACCACGACTGTGACCCA GCATTGGCGCTTCTATCTGATTATATAAATAGTGAAGATTCAACTGTTCGTATTGGAGCCATTATGGGATTAggtttggcatatgcagggaccCAAAATGACCAG ATTCAGCAGAAATTGATTCCAATTCTATGGGATACAAAGGCACCACTTGATGTGATTGCTTTTGCAGCAATCTCATTGGGCTTGGTCTTTGTGGGTTCTTGCAATGAAAACGATGTTGCTCAGTCTATTATTTTGGCGCTAATGGAACGTACTGAGGCCGAACTTGATGAGCCTCTCACTCGTCTTCTACCGCTTGGTCTAGGCCTTCTCTACCTTGGAAAGCAG GAGAAAGTGGAGGCTACTGCAGAAGTTTCCAAGacttttcatgaaaaaataaagaaatattgTAATATGACCTTGTTATCTTGTGCCTATGCTGGCACTGGAAATGTCCTTAAG GTTCAGCATTTTCTGGGAAAATGTTCGCAACATCTTGAGAAGGGTGAGACCCATCAAGGACCTGCTGTGCTTGGAATTGCTATGGTAGCAATGTCGGAAGAGCTGGGCCTTGATATGTCAATTCGGTCACTAGAACACTTGTTACAATATGGAGAGCAAAATATCCGCCGCGCTGTTCCATTGGCTCTTGGACTCCTCTGCATATCCAACCCAAAG GTaaatgttatggatacattaagCAGGCTCAGCCATGACACAGACTCGGAAGTAGCAATG GCAGCCACTATTTCTTTGGGGTTGATAGGTGCTGGTACCAACAATGCTCGAATAGCTGGCATGCTTCGCAATCTTTCTAGTTACTATTACAAAGAAGCCAGCCTCCTCTTTTGT GTTCGGATTGCTCAAGGTCTCGTACATATGGGAAAAGGATTACTAACACTTGCTCCTCACCATTCGGAGCGTTTCCTTCTGTCACC AACTGCGCTAGCCGGGCTAGTTGTCATGCTCCATACTTGTCTTGACATGAAATCTCTTATCCTTGGGAAATACCACTATGTCCTCTATTATCTCTCGTTAGCCATGAAG CCCAGAATGTTGATGACTGTGGATGAGAATCAAAAACCTTTGTCAGTGCCTGTTAGAGTAGGGCAAGCAGTTGACGTTGTTGGTCAAGCTGGTCGGCCTAAGACCATTACAGGATTCCAAACACACTTGACACCTGTTCTTTTGGCTGCTGGTGATAGAGCAGAACTTGCTACTTTCAA GTACATTCCCCTTTCACCCATTCTTGAAGGATTTGTGATTCTCAGAGAAAATCCAGATTACCAGGAAGATAACTAG